The DNA region TGTAGCCGGCGGGGCGCTCACGTGGGTACGTGGGCGCAGAGAGGGCCGGCTGTGCATCCGGCGTGGGCGGCAAGGAGCGACCTGCCCCGCCTGTTGGGTCCCCAAGCTCCCCCTTCCACAGCTCGGCCTAGGTCACCTCGGTCCCCAACTCGGCGCCTTGAGTCCCCGCCTCCGCCTCCACACCTCCCCTTCCTCCAAGTCTCCTCCTCTCAGTCTCCGCAGCAGCCTCTCCAAGGCTCAGGCCTGGGCTCCCACCCACCGCCTCCGGTCCCAGCCCCCGGTTCTGCCCACGTCCTCCTCCCGCCAGCCCGGCAGCCAGCGCAGCGCCGGGCCTCGCTCCCTGTGCGTCCTGCGGGGGAGGAGGCGCGGAGAGGCGGCAAGCGCAGCcggggaggtgggggcagaggcaCAGACAGAGGCGCGGAGGCTCCGAGAGAGAAGACGTGGAGGGAGGGACGGAGCCTGGACAGCGGTGGACCCGGGCCCCGCGCGCCAGGCAAAGAGCAGCGCGCAGCAGGCGCCGGGCACCAAGAGGGGAGGCACTGGTGATCTCTGGCCGTCCATGCACAGAGCTCCCTCTCCTACAGCGGAGCAGCCACCTGGCAGAGGGGATAACGCACGCCGGACCCCGCAACCCAGATTCAAGTTAGTGGGCAAAGAGAGGTGGCAGGGAGTGGAAATGGGTGGAGCTGGACTCCGGAATGGGGTCTAAAGGGTGGAGGTCGAAAAGAGGACGTGGGGAAACGGGACggaggtgggaggtggagactgATGGAAAAGGGGGGTGAGTATTTGAAATAGGGGATCCTGGAAGCAAACAAAGACCCGATGAATCTGGATACGATAGAGTACTGCCTCATTTTCCACTCCAGGTTTACTCAGTGGGCATAACCTGGCACATGAGCCCCCTGCAAAGAATGTCACCCCAGCGCCAGGGGAAGCTCCAGAGCTTGATCTGTCAACAGTGTGAGGGGTGGGGGCGCTTAGCTGTCTCAGTGTGTCATTAGCAGGCATCCGGGAGAAGGTGGTTCCTTTGAGTTAAGCATCTGTGGGCCTGAAGGGGGTGTGCTTCAGGCCTCCCTTGTCCGTGAAGTGACCATTCACGGGGTGAGGAGGGGTGGTGGCTCCGGTGTGCAGCCCCTTCCTCAAGAGACCTTCAACCTCTCCCGCACTCCCTAAGGGTGGAAAACAAGCGAGAGGAGAGTAGGCGGGAGCCCCCAGGCGGTTTTCGCCCACAGACGCTGCTACTGTGGGAGTGTGTGGGAAGAACGGCCCCAGAGCAGAACAATCAAggcttccctccccctttcccagaAGAGAGGGGCCTGCTGAATAGTGGGAAGGACCAATTCAAGGAGGGAGGGTAACTGAAGGGGACTGGACAGCCTGGAAAGTTGGGACAGATTCTAGGAAGGGTGCTTTTAAGCCCTGGAAGCGAAGAGCAGGAGCAAGGGTCTACCAGGTTCCCTAAATGCCACACCCCTCCCTCTCAACTCCCTGGCCAAGGAGTAAAGCTGCCAGCAATGGCTCTCAGTAGTCTAAGTTAACTTTAATATGAGATGTTACATTAGGTAATGTTGAGGCTGCTGAGTATTTAGGGGGAAGAGGTAAGGACTGTGATTGGGAGGGAAGTGGGTCCAGCCATTTCAGGGAAGTTATAATGAGTGTCAGTGCTCAAGATTGTGTTGCCCCAGACCAGAAAGATCAAAGTAAAAAACGAGGTAAGCGTTTTTCTGATAGCTGTAGGTCAGGCAACTGGCCTTCCCTGCTCCTGGGGATCGGAGGGCACCGGCCAGGAAAGAGGGCAGTTGTTAGTGTGGGTTGGTAGCCCAGCAGTGCGCTCGTGCTCACtgcctctctcctgcccttcctcctcaggGCAAGTGCCCCAGCCATGGCACTGCCTCGGACGCTGGGTGAGCTGCAGCTGTACCGGGTCCTGCAGCGCGCCAACCTCCTCTCTTACTACGAGACCTTCATCCAGCAGGGAGGGGATGATGTACAGCAGCTGTGTGAGGCGGGCGAGGAGGAGTTCCTGGAAATCATGGCACTCGTGGGCATGGCCACCAAACCACTCCATGTCCGACGTCTACAGAAGGCTCTGAGAGAATGGGCCACCAACCCAGGACTCTTCAGCCAACCAGTGCCTGCTGTGCCCGTCTCCAGCATCCCGCTTTTCAAGATCTCCGAGACAGCTGGTACCCGGAAAGGGAGCATGAGCAATGGACACGGCAGCCCAGGAGAAAAGGCGGGCAGTGCTCGAAGCTTTAGCCCCAAGAGTCCCCTTGAACTTGGAGAGAAGTTGTCGCCACTTCCTGGAGGACCTGGGGCAGGGGATCCCCGGATCTGGCCAGGCCAGAGCACTCCAGAATCTGATGTTGGagcagggggagaagaggaggccgggtctccccctttctccccacctGCAGGGGGAGGATTCCCTGAGGGGCCTGGGGCTGGGGGGGTGGCCGCAGGTGGCGCAGGGTGTGGTCCAGACCGCCTGGAACCAGAGATGGTGCGAATGGTGGTGGAAAGTGTGGAGAGGATCTTCCGGAGTTTCCCCAGGGGTGACGCTGGAGAGATCACATCCCTTTTGAAGCTGAATAAGAAGCTGGCGCGGAGTGTGGGGCACATCTTTGAGATGGATGACAACGACAGCCAGAAAGAGGAGGAGATCCGAAAGTACAGCAGCATCTATGGCCGCTTGGATTCCAAACGGCGGGAGGGCAAACAGCTTAGCTTGCACGAGGTGAGGGTTCCTGGTCCTCAGGACTGCCCTTCACTCCTGGGGCTcagttcacctgcctctgaggCTTCTTCCATCGCCCACCTCTGTATGATTGTCCCCCTGACCACCCAGGTTCcttccacacacccacacatacccaACCCCAGCTGCAGCTTTACTTTCGTCAACCACAGGGAAGCTGAGATGATAGCAATGAGCCCTGTGCTGCTCACATCTTAGGAGCAGGAGGCCTTGATAGGGACAGAGTCCCCACCCCTGTCTTTAAGTACAGGCAGCTCCTGGGTATTATTTAAAGCAGGCAGTCTTTGGATGGGCCTCCCCTTGGTGgtaaagggaagaaaacagtAGAGGAGAGTCAGGGACTCAAACTGGCTGTCCTCTTGCCACAGCTGACCATCAATGAGGCTGCTGCCCAGTTCTGCATGAGGGACAACACTCTTTTACTGCGAAGGGTAGAACTCTTCTCACTGTCCCGACAAGTGGCCCGAGAGAGCACCTATCTTTCTTCCTTGAAGGGATCCAGGTGAGAcacccaccccttccccaggACCATTTGGTTGGAATCCTGCCAAGGACTTGGCTCTCCCCACTTGTAGCTCGGGCGGCTCTAGGCCTGCTTCCCACCCACCTGCATGTCTTCACCTTGCCAGCTCAACTTAAACTTGTCTGAAGCTAGCTCTCTGTCCCCAACCAACCACGATGATTGACTTCCAACTCCTGTCCAACCAGACTCTTCCTGCAGTTTTTAAGTAATGCATGTTTCCTGGCCGGATGTGCACCCCATGCGTTGTGGAGTTGTGGGGCCCTTCCTAACTCCActcgtttttttttgtttgtttgtttgttttttgttttttttctgttttttttgtttttgtttttgttttttttgcaggCTTCACTCTGAAGAATTGGGAGGCCCACcactgaagaaactgaaacaaGAGGTATAGTTTtgggggcagggaaaggcagCCTGCCCCAACCACTGCCTTGCTGAGTCCTTATTTTCCAAATTTTGGACATCCACAGGTTGGAGAACAGAGTCATAATGAAATCCAGCAGCCTCCTCCAGGCCCTGAGTCCTATGCAGCCCCCTACCGCCCCAGCCTAGAGGAGGACAGCGCCAGTCTGTCTGGGGAGAGCCTGGATGGCCACTTGCAGGGTGAGTGTGCATTAGAGCACCTTTCTCTGCTTTGGGAGGAGGTGGAAGCGGGGCAGGTGGGTTGCAGGAATGAGCCAGGAGTCAACTGCCTGGAACAGGGTTGGGAGGCCTGGCTGGATGGGGACAGAGGAGCCTATGGGAATGACTGTCGGTTGAGGGTGGGTATCGTTGGCGGCAGCCCCTGACCTGACCAGTGCCCATGCCCACAGCTGTGGGGTCGTGCCCAAGGCTGACGCCGCCCCCTGCTGACCTGCCCCTGGCATTGCCAGCCCATGGGCTATGGAGCCGCCACATCTTGCAGCAGACACTGATGGATGAGGGGCTGCGGCTCGCCCGCCTCGTCTCCCATGATCGTGTGGGCCGCCTCAGCCCCTGTGTGCCTGCGAAGCCGCCTCTCGCAGGTGAGGCAGCCAGCAGTGCTGTCCCTAAACACCCCAGCTACTCAGGCCCCCATGTGGGTCCTCATTTTCTAGGaccagagggaggaagagggatacAGCTGTCAGAACAGTAGGAGGAGTTCCAGCTAGCCAGACCTTGAACAGGGCAAGCTACTACTGGGTTATTTCCGATTGGGAGGGTCTGATTTCAGGTGGGGATCTTTGAGCAAGGAGCAGAGAACAGAATGAGGGGTGAAGGTGAGCAGGGGAGTCAGCAGTAAGGGAGGCCTGGCTAGAGCTACCTAATGCAGGGGGT from Mus pahari chromosome 9, PAHARI_EIJ_v1.1, whole genome shotgun sequence includes:
- the Nab2 gene encoding NGFI-A-binding protein 2 isoform X2, producing MHRAPSPTAEQPPGRGDNARRTPQPRFKASAPAMALPRTLGELQLYRVLQRANLLSYYETFIQQGGDDVQQLCEAGEEEFLEIMALVGMATKPLHVRRLQKALREWATNPGLFSQPVPAVPVSSIPLFKISETAGTRKGSMSNGHGSPGEKAGSARSFSPKSPLELGEKLSPLPGGPGAGDPRIWPGQSTPESDVGAGGEEEAGSPPFSPPAGGGFPEGPGAGGVAAGGAGCGPDRLEPEMVRMVVESVERIFRSFPRGDAGEITSLLKLNKKLARSVGHIFEMDDNDSQKEEEIRKYSSIYGRLDSKRREGKQLSLHELTINEAAAQFCMRDNTLLLRRVELFSLSRQVARESTYLSSLKGSRLHSEELGGPPLKKLKQEVGEQSHNEIQQPPPGPESYAAPYRPSLEEDSASLSGESLDGHLQEFEEGLLDRCPAPGPHPALVEGRRSSVKVEAEASRQ
- the Nab2 gene encoding NGFI-A-binding protein 2 isoform X1, whose product is MHRAPSPTAEQPPGRGDNARRTPQPRFKASAPAMALPRTLGELQLYRVLQRANLLSYYETFIQQGGDDVQQLCEAGEEEFLEIMALVGMATKPLHVRRLQKALREWATNPGLFSQPVPAVPVSSIPLFKISETAGTRKGSMSNGHGSPGEKAGSARSFSPKSPLELGEKLSPLPGGPGAGDPRIWPGQSTPESDVGAGGEEEAGSPPFSPPAGGGFPEGPGAGGVAAGGAGCGPDRLEPEMVRMVVESVERIFRSFPRGDAGEITSLLKLNKKLARSVGHIFEMDDNDSQKEEEIRKYSSIYGRLDSKRREGKQLSLHELTINEAAAQFCMRDNTLLLRRVELFSLSRQVARESTYLSSLKGSRLHSEELGGPPLKKLKQEVGEQSHNEIQQPPPGPESYAAPYRPSLEEDSASLSGESLDGHLQAVGSCPRLTPPPADLPLALPAHGLWSRHILQQTLMDEGLRLARLVSHDRVGRLSPCVPAKPPLAEFEEGLLDRCPAPGPHPALVEGRRSSVKVEAEASRQ